From Leptospira brenneri:
ATTATCAAGTCATTCCTTCTTGCGGTGCATCGGAACAAGGATTAGGTTATCCTATCGGATTTAGAACCACGTCAAGCCTAAAAACAATCTACGAAAGGAGCATTTGGCTTGTTGGTGGAATCGGAGTTGACAATAACCCCATTGGTCCAATCGATTATTATGATCCAATTGCAAATACTTGGTCGCAAACTGTTACTAGCATTCCGACTCCACGTGTTAATGCCCAAATCGTCAGCCACAATGGGAAAATATTTATTATTGGGGGAATGACTAAATCTGCTGGAGTTTATTCAGTGAGCCGACTTGTAGAAGCATACGATCCCATTGCCGGCACTTGGCAACAATATGATGACATTCCTAACACCGTACAAGGAGGTATCGTTGGCTCCATTGGTGAAGAAATTTTTGTAATAGGTGGTACAACTAGTTTAGATATGACGACAGGAACCGTTTTAAATACAGTATACCAACTTCGCCCCGATGTCACTAGTGGTGGCAGCTGGTCAAATTATACGTCTAGTACATCTATTTTTGGAAGAATTGATATGAGTGCTTGTACATATTCAGGAAGCATTATATATTCTGGAGGGCGATTTTATCAGGATGGATTAGCTTATGCAACAACTGATGCTTACACTCCTTCGTTAAATTCGACAACAGGGAAAATTGAAGCTTCAATTTCTCTGGCCAGACATGGTGCAGCAGCTAGTTGCTATAGACCAAAACCAACTGATCAATATAATACTGACCCACCAATCTATTTTATCGCGGGAGGCTCCACTGGAACCAATATTTCTCAACCTGTAACATCGATTACACCTTCAAACAGATTTGAATTTATGGGTTTAACCGGTTCTTCAAACTCATTTACAACTGGATCAAATTTACCAGAAAACTTATATGCACCAGCTATGGAAATTGATTATGCAAATAGAGTTCTCTATTTATTCGGTGGGGCAACCTCAATCAATTTACCAACCAACAAAGTTAGAACTTTAAATCTAGACAATCCGGGTAGTAACTCATGGGTTGAATCAACTTCACTTATGCCAAGAGCCAGGTTTGGCCACCAAGCCATCATTTTAAATAGGTAATTATGCGATTTTTATTGATCTTGTTATTATTGAATTTACCAATCTTTTCAGAAGAAAAATTAGATGAAGACGTCCTTCTATACAGAAAAGCCATTCGAGAACATCAATTTGATAAGGCAGAAAGCATTTTTCGAAAACTTGGGAATGACGGACTTTCAATTCCAAATCTCGAACTTTTAGAAACGGAACTTTGGATTGAAAAGGGAGAATATTTATATCAACAAAAACAATTCAAGTCAGCCTTCCCTTTTTTTAAAGATGCTTACTTTCGATGGCGCACAAACCAACTCGTTAATGAGCGATACAGAGAGCTTAATTCAACAATTTTGACTGATGTAGTTTCCGAGAACAAACCGGTAAACAACAAAAACCAACAACAACCAATTGTGGATTTATCGCTAATATCAGAGTCCACCCAACAATTAAATCAAAGTTTATATTTGATTAAGGAAGAAATAAAAGAAACGAAACACGAAATCAAATTAATAACAAAACAGATTACAATATTCACGTATTTGATAATCTTCAATATTTTTATCTTAACCGGATTATTCTTTTTGAGAATGAAATAAATATTTTAAACATGTTAAAATGTAGCTAATAGCTTTATAAGTACACCTTCACAATACCAGATATTTAAAATCTGGATCAGAATATATAAGTATCAACGTTTGGCCAAAAAACGCAAAATCCTCAAAGAAATGAAGAAAAAAATATGAATGTTACAATTACAATCTTTATACAGATTTATTTTTAAGAAATTCACTTCTTGAATCATCGATTTTTTGGCAAAATCCATTAACATGCACAATCCTTAGGACACAAATTAATTAAAAATAGATCAAAAAGAACTTAAAATGGACATCATTATTCTTATTCACATTTAATGCATGAATTTAAGTGAAATAATCGTTTGAACAACTTACCAATCTCTATTATTTTCTAGTTTACGAAGGCCTTGCACTGCTAAGGATATTCCCAATGAATGCAGATGCATCGATCAATTATGCTCAAATCATTATGGACAATTCAACGGATGCCATTCTGCTGATTGGTCTCGATCACTCTGTACTTGCTTACAATCAAAATCTCCAAGATACAATTCTAGCATATTCTGGAAAAATTCTAAAAGCTGGAGATAACTATTTAGAATTTCTAAATAAAGAGGATACAATCGTTTTTTTAGATATGTTCCAAAGGTGTATCAATGGTGAAACCGTAACCATAGAAAGGATCGAGGAACTAAACCAAATTCCTGTTTGGTTTGAATTCAAATTAAATCCAACTTATGATAAGGACAAAAATCTTTTAGGAATTTGTCTTCGAGGTAAAGACATTGATACTAGAAAAAAAATGCAAATGGCACACTCCGAAAGCGAGGAGAAGTTCAGAAACTTAATCGAATCAGCACCTAACTCCATTTTAATAGTGGATACATCTGGAAAAATTGTCCATTGCAATATAGAAACAGAAAATACCTTCGGCTATCATAAAGAAGAGCTGATCAACCAATCAGTGGAACTTCTTGTACCACTCCGCTATAGATCTGGCCATGACCATTTAGTGTCTGGATACGTCCAAGCACCGAGACCGATGCGAATCGGAAAAAACCAAGTTACATCAGCAATCAGAAAAGATGGGAAAGAAATTTTTGTCGAAATCAGTTTAAATAGTTTCGAAGTCAATAAAACCAATTACGTTTCGGCAATCATCGTTGACATCACAGAAAAAATTCAAATTGAAACAAAAATCAAAGAACAAATTCAAGAATTAAAAGAAATTGCCAGGATCCAATCTCACGAAATCAGAAGGCCTCTTGCCAATATTTTAGGGCTTTTAGAACTTCTGGAGTCCAAAATGACAGAAGAAAAAAGAAACGAAATCCATTCCTATTTACGGAAATCAGCAAATGATTTAGATGAATTGGTTTATGATATTGTCAAAAGAAGTAGTCGATTTAGCATACTTTAACGAATCAAAAAACAGCCTCTTTCTATAGCGTATTAAGATTGATTTACAGAATATATAAAAATCCCAAAACTGTATACTTACAATTTTTTTAACTGTATACTTACAGTTTTAACTTCTTCCTGTAAAATAATTTTATGTACGAAACGATCTATATCATTGATGCTTTTACCAATCAATTATTTTCAGGAAATCCAGCGGCTGTTTTGGTTCTAGACTTTTGGCCAAACGAGGATTGGATGCAAAAAATTGCTTTGGAAAATAATCTTTCTGAAACTGCCTTCGTTGTTAAAGAAGGTAAGGACTACAGAATCCGTTGGTTCACCCCTACCGTGGAGGTGGATCTTTGTGGTCATGCCACACTTGCTTCCGCATTTGTTTTAAAGAATTACCGCGGAGAAACCAGGGATCATTTTCAATTCCTATCTAAATCTGGCATTTTACCCGTATCCATAGAAAACGAAATTATCTATTTAAACTTTCCCACTTATCTAGATTTGCAAAAGAACCAAAAGATAAACCCAAATCAATTGGTTCCCATTCTCGGGAAAGCTCCCATCGAAATTTGGGAAGGAAAAGATACAATTTTTCTCTATTCCACATCCACTGACATCGGCGCATTGGCACCCGACTTTTCTAAACTAACGGAGATACCAACAAACCGAGGTTATATTGCCTTATGGATCAATGAATTGAATGATGATAAAAAATCAGATTATGAATTTCGATTTTTTGGTCCGGGAATGGGGATACCAGAAGATCCCGCCACCGGTTCTGCCCACTGTAACCTTGCACCCTTTGTTTCGAAAAAATTGCAGAAACAAATTTTCAAAAGCCACCAAAAATCAAAAAGAGGTGCCGAGTTTTATATCGAAGACCAAGGTGATAGAGTATCCATTGGGGGAACTGCTGTTTTGTATCTAAGAGGAGAAGTGGCAAAGGCCCCAAATTAGTATTAGGCCTTGCCAGCGATTGCAGCGGATATCCTTTCCCCAAGGGAAAGATAGGAGCGAAAAGCGCGGTCGCAAGACCAGGATGAAACAATCTTTCACATAACAATTGCGAGGCGCCAAACGAAAAGAAAAACTTTTGATCAAAGGAATCTTATTTAGAAGTTCTTGTGAATACCCCATCCCAACCATCAGCGGGAGGATTCTTAAATAATGCCTGACACCTTTTGATCAAGAGTTGGCTTGGAACGTCTTTATATCCAAAAACACTTGAGACCTTTTCAAAACTTCCAATGGCTTTTTCCCATTCTCGATTCAAATAAAACTGAAACCCTTGTTTATAGATTTCTTCTGCTTCGATGATTTGAGGAGTCAGATCAGAAACATAGGAAACCAAACTATAAATTTTAACCGGAGCCTCTTTTCCTTTCACACGAATCCAATCTAAAAACCGAAAATGAAACTCATCTTTACAAACGGATTCGATACTTTCAGAAACTAGAATCGAAGTTCCATAATCTTTAGCCGCTGCTTCTAAACGCGCTGCTAAATTGACCGTATCTCCCATCATTGTGTAGGAAGCGAGACTATCAGTCCCCATGAATCCAACCTTAGCTGGTCCACAATTGAGTCCAATTCGAAACTTCATTCCCCTCGCAGTCTCAGTGTAATCTTTTTTTTCATTCCAAATAGATCGTAAAACCTCAAGTTCAGTGACCATCGCAAGGGCGGCTGTGCAAGCAAGTCTCGGATGATCATTATTTTGAATGGGTGCACCAAAAATTCCAACGATGGCATCCCCAATGTATTTATCCAAGGTTCCTGAATTGGCTTTTAGAATTTTTGTCATCGCAGAAAGATATTCATTTAACAACCTTGCTAAATCACTGGCACTGAGTTCTTCACTGATACTGGAAAATCCTGCCACATCAGAAAAAAAAGCCGTGATTTCCCACTCCCCTCCTTTTTTTAAGGAATCCATATTCTCGAGGGCTTCGCTCACAACACCCGGATCGACTAAGTTCCGTAAGATGTTATTAAATTTTCTTTTTTCCTTTCCTTCCGTATAAGTAAGGTAAGCAAAACCGATCAAATAGGATAAAGGGAAACCAATCACAAACGAAGAACTAGGAAGAACCAAATCCAGTCGGTATAAAAAATAAAAAGAGCCAACAAAAATACCAATGGCAAGAACAGGATAAACGTTTCTCAAAAAATGCCACTGGTTGACAAAAAGAATGATCACTCCAAACATCAAAATAAAAAGAGTAAAACTGATTCCCCAAATTTCAGGAAGTTCCGTCAGTAGATGTCCCTCGGTCAAGTTCGAAGCAAACACTGCTTGGGCAATCACTCCCGGGAAAAGTCCATGAGGAGTGACCACATCATCATGAGTGGCTGCCGCTGAAGTTCCAATTAACACAATTTTGTTTTCAAAAAAAGTAGGAGGAACCAGAAGTTTTTCAGGATCCTCTACCTCGTTTGCGTTCAATTGGTTCAAGGATTCAATGATCCCGGCAGCAGAGTAACGAGGGATGTTTCGTAGTTCCTCTTCGGTATAAAAATAAGCACGGACAAGACCATCCTTGCCCAAAGGAACTTCCCTCGTGACCCCATCCTCTCTTCGAATCCGAAATCGTCCTTCCTTCCATTCTGTTGAATAAGACTTCCCAGAAACAAATGCCTGTAATGCGAGTGTTGGATAGTGTTTGTTTTTCCAACGAGTGAAAGGAGTAAACCTCCGAAGGATTCCATCGGTATCGGAAATGACATTCACCACATGAATCATGGGAGCTGTTTCACCCACAGCCCCGATCGGAAAAGATGCGTTTTCATAACGTGGGAATGGGGTATCCGATGGTAACGATACATTAAATTTTTCAGCAATATCTTCTTCGTCTTTCCTGGTAAATACATATCCACCGTTACGAAAATTGGCTGCATGGGAAATTTCACCTAAACTCTGATTGGCGGCCACGAGTGCCTCATCATAATCAGACCTTTCCGTAAACATAATATCAATGATTGTAATTTTGGGTGGAGTGAGAAGTTTCGTATAACCAATGAGTGTGGGATAAATATTTCTCTTCCAGGGCCATTGCCCAAGTTCGGGATGATCAGCATATTTTGCGATACTTTGTTCATCAATATCAATGATCACAATGTCTTTAGAAAAACGATGGTGGGTCGGAAGGATATGGAATAAACTATCCGATAACTTTCGATTCAAAGTATTAGAAAAACCAAAAAGAGAAATTACTGCCAAAATGGCCCCAGGAACGATGACCATTAAAAAAAATGGAAAAAGATATTTTGTTTGTTTCATGGTTTGAGTTTAGATTTAAATTCACTCCAACGATCTTTGAGAAAGGGAACATTTTCGGGAGTGGCGGATGATTCAAAAAATACAAGTTTGGCGATTCGAATTGTGGTATCAGGATGAGTTTTCTTAAAAGAATCTGTCCCTTCTGACTTTGAAATTGTATTTAGAAAATTAGAAAGACCAACGGGAGAAAATCCAGCTTGGCTAGTGAGACCAACGGCCGCTTCATCTGCCTCTAATTCCAACTTCATATCTCTTCCTGTTTCAAAGAGTTGTTTTTCCATTTCATCCAGAAGGGTTGAAGTAGCAGCATTCACAACTTCGCCACCAGGAGGAGCCAAAAACCCGGAGAGAATGTCTAAAAATACATTTGATTGTTTGAATTCTCCATTATGAAAGAGAACAATGTGTCCCATTTCATGGCCAATGATACCAGCAAGTTCTGCTTCAGTTTGGACTTTTTTAAGACTCCCAGTAGTTAAAAAAATAAACCCACCAGGACAAGCAAAGGCATTTACCTCTGGTGTATCGATCACACCCACACGAAAACTTAAATCCTTTCTAGAGGATACAGAAGCCAAACGAGAGGCAACCGAATTAAGATAACTAGTAAGTTCTGTATCTTTTACTAGCGGGTATTTTTTAAGTAACCTAGCCGCTAGAGAACGTCCGACTTTCACTTCGGCCTTAGTTTCCGAAAGAACCTCTAGTTCAGAATTAGAATATACTGAATTTTTAATACTGCTATTTTCTTCTTTTAAATTTGTTTTATCAGAAGGATATCCTAAATGAGTGAAAGGGACCGACTCAAGCCAACGTAAAGACTCAAAATCATAAAGTTCTCCCTCCCCGCGAACACGCATCTTCTGTGTTTCCGAAAGCCCACGGGCCGCTGCTGTTTTTGTAAAATCGGAAGCTCTTTGTCTTGCCACAACTGCTTCAGAGGAATTGGATGTGATGCCTAGTTTAATTTGGTTTCCCGGAGGGAGAGGTGATACAAAGAGTTTGGATACCCATCCGGAACGGTTCTCCGCCCTCACCTGAACAAAAAGTCCTTGTTCACTTACAGGAAACAAAGCATCCCCCATTTGCAATGGAAACCCATCGGCACTGAGTTTGGGTTGGGAAAGGAGTTTGGCCTTTGTGCTTTGTACGTATACATTGCCCTTAGCCATCAGTGTTTGTGCTAAAAAAAGAAACAAAAAGGTGTGAGAAAGAACTCTCATGCAATAAATTATGTTTTTCACTCATAAGTTGAAAACTCTTTTTTTATAGAAAGACTTTAGAATTGACATTTCCTTTCGCATTCTTGAAATGAACGCGTGATGCATCATCTTTTCCTAATATTTCTTCTGTTTTTCTTCGCCTTTACTAGCTGTAAAAAGGAAAAAGATGAAAGTAATTCACTTTCTGCATTGGTCTCTCGTTTTCTTATCAGAAGTTTACTAAACTCTAACATCAATTCAGAACTTCCATCAAATCTAAGTGTTGCGGTGCCACGTTCCATTCGTAAACCATCCTCTGGTCTGGGTGCCTCCCTTGGTAAAACTAAAGTTGCTAAACTTAAAAGGACTGCCTTCTCTTCAAAAGGAATTGCTCAGGATACTTTTGATTATGGTTTTACGGGACAAGCTTTTCTTACAGAAGGAACTTCTATTGTCTCCGAAATCCTTCGTGATTCCAAACGAGACTTAGTGCTCATCAGTGGCGCTTATAATGTTGCAAAAGCAAGTCCAGGGGTTTGTGTTCCCGGAGGAACTTCTAGTGTAAGTATTACGCAGTCTATGGAAAATGAATTCCTTGAAGGGATTGAACGACTTGGCCTTAGTCCAGAGGAAGCAAGAGGAGAACTAGCCAGTTTACAAAATGAAGGAATCCTCCCATATATCGGACAATCCGTACCCACACCTGCGATGGTATTCAAAACACTATCCAATAACGAATATGATACGGAAATTTCTTATTCTTTTGCAGAATCAATTGGTACACCACAACCTTGTCCCGCAAACAATAAATTTCAAAAAAGTCTAAAATTCAAATCAGACAAAACCAAAATTTTCAGCTCGATCACTCGTTCTCTTAAGGTATTTGGAATTTCTCTCACTGTGGAAGGATCCATCACTTACATAACCCAAGCAGGAAAAAAAGACAAAGCCATCTTAAATATCAAACAAGTCACAACCACTTCAGGAAGCACTGATAAATCAACAACAAGGTTTACTTTTGAGGAATGTGATAATGATACAAATGCCAATGCCAACAACTGTGTCACGTTGAGTTATAGTAATGTCTATGATAGTTCAGGCGACAAGGTAACCACTACTGTTAAGGGAAAATCCAATGATTTTGGTGGTTATGTGACCACCGAATACATAGACAATAACATTGGTTATGAATATTATTTAGAAGAAACCTATGATGAAAATGGGGATACTGGTTATTTTGCTGTAGATTATTATGATACAACCGATTCTTCAAACGATGAGTATGAGGAACTCGGTTATTTTGATTACGATCTCTATGGCGAATTTTACGAAACGGGTGCTTATGCCTATCAATTCGAATGGGATGTATTTGTAGATTTTAATTCAGCTCTTCCAGGCGGAGGAATTGGCGTTGGTGCCGGCTTTACAGAATACGATGCCTATGTGATTATGCCGGCAGGAGTGGATCCGAATGTTTATCCCGATGAATATATCGGTTGGGGAGAATTCTTTAATAATGTCAATAGTGGCGGCCCAGTCTACTATGTTGATTTTTACGGCACGGCAGATCAGGTGGCCTCTTCCGTTGTGTGGCGCTACACCATCGATGCAAATGGAAACGAAGTTTATGTAGGCTCTCCTACCATAATCAATACAATTTACCAACTTTAATCATAAAAATACAATATGAAAATATACAAATTACTATTCACGTCATTACTATTAATACCAAGCATTCTCTTGGCTTCTGAACCTTTCCATAATATCCAAGGATTTTATGGAGAACGGGCAGCAGGTCTAGGAGGGGCTTTTACTGCCATCGCGGATGATCCTTCCGGTGCTTATTACAATCCAGCGGGACTCGGATTTACTTACAACGATGGGATTTCCATTTCTGCCAGTAATTTCAAAGATGTAAAACGAAGTTATATCAATATCGATACACCAGGTCAAGTCTACAACCAAACACACCAAGGATTTGATCCCAACTTTATTGGGTTACTAAAGAATTTTGATCGGTGGAAGTTTGCATTTTCGATTGTAAACACTTATAATTATTCTTACAATCGGGCGGACCAAGTGAATTACCCACTCGTCTCCCCTTCCATCAACTCCACAAGAAATTATACAAAAGAAAGATACAACCAACTGTTAGTGGGCCCGAGTGCTGCATACCTACTCTCCGACAAACTTTCCATAGGTGCCACTCTCTACTATATGAATGACACAAAGGAGGTATCCAGAACCCAGTTCCAACAGTTTTCGGATCTTAGTTATGTGATGCGTTCCTATGTGGACAATCGTAGAACCTCTGGGATTATGCCGGTCATTGGAATCCAATACCAACCCATTCAAAAAGTTTCCCTTGGGATGAGTTACCGTAGAATCTTTGTGATGGGTGGGAACAGATTGTATAATGAAGTTTATGCGGATTCCACACGTAGACCCGGATCTGCTGCGGTCGATTTTATTGAAGGAACGGGTGACGGTGCCTCTTCCATTGAAGCAGGAGTCCTCACTCAAAAACCGAAACTCACAACTTCGATCCCACAGACTTCCGAAATGCGTTTTGGAATCGCGTTTTTCCCGACTTCACGATTTCTCGCTTCCTTTGATATGATCTATACCACAGGATATAAATCGAGACAAAACCAAGACGAAATTAGTGCTTTTGGCAGAAGAATCACTTATACAATCAACGATACCGAAATTCGAGAACTGACCCGTGCATCGACTACGAACTTTGCAGCAGGAATGGAATACTACCTTGCAGACACATTTTCCGTGTTAGCTGGTATTTACACAAACGAACCAAACACAAAACCAATTTCTTGGACTGAATCAGCAGTAGATTTATACTTACAAAATGCATATGGGAACCAAGTCCAGGTCAATTCTGGAGACAATAGTTTAGTTTATAAAGTGGCTCGGTCGGGAACCAATCCAAGAAACGAATACTCAAGAAACAAAGGACTTAGTTTGGGATTTTCTTGGGTGACATCTAAATCCTCTGTTTCCGTAACCTATATTAGAGAAGTGGGAAATGGAAATTCTAGGATAGATCCAAACTCTCTTTCTCAATCCTTCGAATACAGCGCACATTCGATTTACATTATGGTTAGTTCCCGAAACTAATCATAATGTATCGGACAAAAATTTTAAATTAAATCAAACAAGGATCATCGATCATCAATCGCAGCATTTTATTTTGCATTTGGGTTTAATGTAAAAAACTCTTTTGCATCTTCATACCCATGCCGGAGAAGAAGTTCAGCTTGTTCCTTTTTAAAATTTAAGATACTCACTAAACCCAACATTCGTTTGGGAGCAATCACAGAAATTTTTGCATTTTTAAATTGAGTCCTTAATCCCAGTAAAAAGTTTTCCACTGGTGTTAAACCTTTCATTACTGCTTTTCTATATTCTAATCCTTGTTCTATGCTTCTGTAAGAACCTAGGAGATAGAGTTCAAATAATCTTTCCAATGCTTCATCTTTAGTTTCTGGAGTTTCCATCATCTGAACTCCTCCTACTGGAGAAAGAAGGACAACTACAATCTCGGAAGCTTCATGGGTGAGAGCAGGTAGGATGGGTGTATTGGCCATCACTCCCCCGTCCCAATACGGCTCTCCATCAATGATCTGCCACGGAAAGATCATGGGGATGGCAGAAGAAGCCAAGATATGTTCGATTCTTAAACCTGGATTTTCAAAAAACTTAAGTTCAGAGGTGAGAATGTTCACTGCAGAGATGATGACTTTTGTTTTGGATTCATTCAGTGTAGAAAAATCCAAATTCTCATGAATGAATTTTTTTAATGGATCAGTTTCAACAAGGGGATAATACCTTCTTCGAAAAAGTCCCTTTAACATATTCCAGATCGAATAACGCATGATATTTTTTTGATTTAGTCTTAACCATAACTCAGAGAGCCTCCCAGAATTCATTCCCGAACCAATGGCACAGGCATTGATGGCACCGACAGAAGTTCCGCAAATGATATCCGGTTTCCAGTGGATTTCTTCCAAATACCTGAGAACACCCGCCTGGTAGGCACCTCTCGCACCCCCACCCGATAAAACCAAAGCTCTCTTTTTACCCATCTATTTTCCTCCTGTAAAAATATCCCGGCCCGTTACATACCTTTCCTTCCACCATTTTTCATCTAGGGATTGAATGACCACACCACGGCTAGTAGAAGCATGGATGAAATTTCCATTTTCTAAAACCATACCCACATGAGTG
This genomic window contains:
- a CDS encoding patatin-like phospholipase family protein — encoded protein: MGKKRALVLSGGGARGAYQAGVLRYLEEIHWKPDIICGTSVGAINACAIGSGMNSGRLSELWLRLNQKNIMRYSIWNMLKGLFRRRYYPLVETDPLKKFIHENLDFSTLNESKTKVIISAVNILTSELKFFENPGLRIEHILASSAIPMIFPWQIIDGEPYWDGGVMANTPILPALTHEASEIVVVLLSPVGGVQMMETPETKDEALERLFELYLLGSYRSIEQGLEYRKAVMKGLTPVENFLLGLRTQFKNAKISVIAPKRMLGLVSILNFKKEQAELLLRHGYEDAKEFFTLNPNAK
- a CDS encoding M48 family metalloprotease produces the protein MRVLSHTFLFLFLAQTLMAKGNVYVQSTKAKLLSQPKLSADGFPLQMGDALFPVSEQGLFVQVRAENRSGWVSKLFVSPLPPGNQIKLGITSNSSEAVVARQRASDFTKTAAARGLSETQKMRVRGEGELYDFESLRWLESVPFTHLGYPSDKTNLKEENSSIKNSVYSNSELEVLSETKAEVKVGRSLAARLLKKYPLVKDTELTSYLNSVASRLASVSSRKDLSFRVGVIDTPEVNAFACPGGFIFLTTGSLKKVQTEAELAGIIGHEMGHIVLFHNGEFKQSNVFLDILSGFLAPPGGEVVNAATSTLLDEMEKQLFETGRDMKLELEADEAAVGLTSQAGFSPVGLSNFLNTISKSEGTDSFKKTHPDTTIRIAKLVFFESSATPENVPFLKDRWSEFKSKLKP
- a CDS encoding Kelch repeat-containing protein, with protein sequence MKKSLSIIAILNLIFSISCSQNPITGGISKDEIKVEWVGVGGINETSAIVTWKCSFEAVGFLNTSGPNFSRLDTTILKSEIHALPISGLTNNQNYQVIPSCGASEQGLGYPIGFRTTSSLKTIYERSIWLVGGIGVDNNPIGPIDYYDPIANTWSQTVTSIPTPRVNAQIVSHNGKIFIIGGMTKSAGVYSVSRLVEAYDPIAGTWQQYDDIPNTVQGGIVGSIGEEIFVIGGTTSLDMTTGTVLNTVYQLRPDVTSGGSWSNYTSSTSIFGRIDMSACTYSGSIIYSGGRFYQDGLAYATTDAYTPSLNSTTGKIEASISLARHGAAASCYRPKPTDQYNTDPPIYFIAGGSTGTNISQPVTSITPSNRFEFMGLTGSSNSFTTGSNLPENLYAPAMEIDYANRVLYLFGGATSINLPTNKVRTLNLDNPGSNSWVESTSLMPRARFGHQAIILNR
- a CDS encoding PhzF family phenazine biosynthesis protein, whose product is MYETIYIIDAFTNQLFSGNPAAVLVLDFWPNEDWMQKIALENNLSETAFVVKEGKDYRIRWFTPTVEVDLCGHATLASAFVLKNYRGETRDHFQFLSKSGILPVSIENEIIYLNFPTYLDLQKNQKINPNQLVPILGKAPIEIWEGKDTIFLYSTSTDIGALAPDFSKLTEIPTNRGYIALWINELNDDKKSDYEFRFFGPGMGIPEDPATGSAHCNLAPFVSKKLQKQIFKSHQKSKRGAEFYIEDQGDRVSIGGTAVLYLRGEVAKAPN
- a CDS encoding CHASE2 domain-containing protein, with protein sequence MKQTKYLFPFFLMVIVPGAILAVISLFGFSNTLNRKLSDSLFHILPTHHRFSKDIVIIDIDEQSIAKYADHPELGQWPWKRNIYPTLIGYTKLLTPPKITIIDIMFTERSDYDEALVAANQSLGEISHAANFRNGGYVFTRKDEEDIAEKFNVSLPSDTPFPRYENASFPIGAVGETAPMIHVVNVISDTDGILRRFTPFTRWKNKHYPTLALQAFVSGKSYSTEWKEGRFRIRREDGVTREVPLGKDGLVRAYFYTEEELRNIPRYSAAGIIESLNQLNANEVEDPEKLLVPPTFFENKIVLIGTSAAATHDDVVTPHGLFPGVIAQAVFASNLTEGHLLTELPEIWGISFTLFILMFGVIILFVNQWHFLRNVYPVLAIGIFVGSFYFLYRLDLVLPSSSFVIGFPLSYLIGFAYLTYTEGKEKRKFNNILRNLVDPGVVSEALENMDSLKKGGEWEITAFFSDVAGFSSISEELSASDLARLLNEYLSAMTKILKANSGTLDKYIGDAIVGIFGAPIQNNDHPRLACTAALAMVTELEVLRSIWNEKKDYTETARGMKFRIGLNCGPAKVGFMGTDSLASYTMMGDTVNLAARLEAAAKDYGTSILVSESIESVCKDEFHFRFLDWIRVKGKEAPVKIYSLVSYVSDLTPQIIEAEEIYKQGFQFYLNREWEKAIGSFEKVSSVFGYKDVPSQLLIKRCQALFKNPPADGWDGVFTRTSK
- a CDS encoding PAS domain S-box protein, with the translated sequence MNADASINYAQIIMDNSTDAILLIGLDHSVLAYNQNLQDTILAYSGKILKAGDNYLEFLNKEDTIVFLDMFQRCINGETVTIERIEELNQIPVWFEFKLNPTYDKDKNLLGICLRGKDIDTRKKMQMAHSESEEKFRNLIESAPNSILIVDTSGKIVHCNIETENTFGYHKEELINQSVELLVPLRYRSGHDHLVSGYVQAPRPMRIGKNQVTSAIRKDGKEIFVEISLNSFEVNKTNYVSAIIVDITEKIQIETKIKEQIQELKEIARIQSHEIRRPLANILGLLELLESKMTEEKRNEIHSYLRKSANDLDELVYDIVKRSSRFSIL
- a CDS encoding OmpP1/FadL family transporter, which produces MKIYKLLFTSLLLIPSILLASEPFHNIQGFYGERAAGLGGAFTAIADDPSGAYYNPAGLGFTYNDGISISASNFKDVKRSYINIDTPGQVYNQTHQGFDPNFIGLLKNFDRWKFAFSIVNTYNYSYNRADQVNYPLVSPSINSTRNYTKERYNQLLVGPSAAYLLSDKLSIGATLYYMNDTKEVSRTQFQQFSDLSYVMRSYVDNRRTSGIMPVIGIQYQPIQKVSLGMSYRRIFVMGGNRLYNEVYADSTRRPGSAAVDFIEGTGDGASSIEAGVLTQKPKLTTSIPQTSEMRFGIAFFPTSRFLASFDMIYTTGYKSRQNQDEISAFGRRITYTINDTEIRELTRASTTNFAAGMEYYLADTFSVLAGIYTNEPNTKPISWTESAVDLYLQNAYGNQVQVNSGDNSLVYKVARSGTNPRNEYSRNKGLSLGFSWVTSKSSVSVTYIREVGNGNSRIDPNSLSQSFEYSAHSIYIMVSSRN